One window of Cohnella hashimotonis genomic DNA carries:
- a CDS encoding fibronectin type III domain-containing protein, producing the protein MKKVLLILFAMTLFIPIIGTTEKASAYVGGLIAPNPLKDYVDQITTKYTDNNEATGVGISSSNYVWYEFDSPKTIKSYKMKANWDVDIKFYDSTGTLLHTEHFLWKNSENSQHNNLADPVSNVSKVMFYPKTGMYIWELDVFDTLAPGSVVIPSNPVSLSAVSGDTLINLSWTAVSGATSYVLKRSPAAGGPYTTIATSVTGTSYNDTGLTNGTKYYYVVTAVNTSGESGNSNEASATPTAPVSSGRALLTIHLVGGTEKEYDLSAAELEYFLDWTDSATQSSRYKFVKTWSKGPFKARAEYIVYGKIVNFDVDEYEPVQ; encoded by the coding sequence TTGAAGAAAGTCTTATTAATTTTGTTTGCAATGACTTTGTTTATACCGATTATCGGAACTACGGAGAAGGCGTCTGCTTATGTGGGAGGATTAATCGCTCCGAACCCTTTGAAAGATTATGTTGATCAAATCACCACTAAATATACTGACAATAATGAAGCAACTGGTGTAGGAATTTCGAGTTCAAATTATGTTTGGTATGAATTTGATTCCCCCAAAACTATTAAATCTTACAAAATGAAAGCAAATTGGGATGTCGATATTAAATTTTATGATTCAACGGGTACTCTTTTGCATACGGAGCATTTTCTTTGGAAAAACAGCGAGAACTCGCAGCACAATAACTTAGCTGATCCCGTAAGTAATGTATCCAAGGTCATGTTTTACCCTAAGACCGGCATGTATATTTGGGAACTTGATGTTTTCGATACTCTCGCTCCTGGATCTGTAGTGATTCCGAGCAACCCTGTTAGTCTTTCTGCAGTGAGTGGAGACACCCTGATTAATTTGAGTTGGACCGCTGTTTCAGGTGCAACCAGTTACGTCCTCAAACGTTCTCCGGCAGCAGGAGGGCCATACACAACTATTGCAACTTCTGTAACGGGTACTTCGTACAACGACACCGGCTTGACGAACGGCACAAAGTATTATTACGTTGTTACAGCAGTCAATACAAGCGGCGAGAGCGGAAATTCCAACGAAGCAAGTGCTACACCGACCGCACCAGTTTCATCCGGTCGCGCACTTCTGACAATCCACCTTGTCGGTGGAACTGAGAAGGAATATGACCTGTCAGCTGCTGAACTGGAATACTTCCTAGATTGGACCGATTCTGCGACGCAGTCCTCCAGATACAAGTTCGTGAAGACTTGGAGTAAAGGACCTTTCAAGGCTCGCGCAGAGTACATTGTTTACGGAAAAATCGTCAATTTTGATGTGGATGAATATGAACCAGTGCAATAA